The DNA sequence TTTATATGGCACAATGACCATATATATGTGCAGCccaacataataataattacaaaagtGCTTAATTCTAGTTCAGAAAAGAGGATCAGTTGCAATGGTAAGAGTTGGATCACCTCCAAAACCAGAAGGAACATCAAATCCTGACATGAAGTTATCACCAAACATAACAGCCCCAGCAGCCAATGCTCCAGCACCTGCCCCAATTGCAAATCCTGGAGGACCCCTTGGCCTAGGACCTGccccagatgatgatgatgatgatgatggcatGTTGAAATAACTAGGTGCCATTCCACCACTACTTGGGAAAAAATTGGGAGCGTAATTAACATTtgagggtggtggtggtggtggtggtggaggtgtTATTGTTCTGGGTGGTTGATAACTTGGTCCAGCAGGTGCATAGCTTGGTCCACCCATATAAGGGTCAGTAGCATAGTCTGCAGGAAATGGCACTGGGTGTGAGTAGGGGAAATTTGTTTGGGCCTGCTTTTGAGGCCCATGGAATGAACCATGAGCCCTTTTCTGTGGATAGGGTTGCCCAAATCCAGCCCCTGTGGTCAAGTGAGTAGTACTATTGCCATAATCTAGTATTATTCCTCCCCCATCACCTGCATAACAGACATAAAGCCTCCAATCACTCAAAGTTGCCAGCTTTGACATTAAAATGTGGAACCCTTTTTAGCTTACTGAATCAAAAACTCACTCACATAAGAGgacttacaaaaaaataaacttatttgatTTGTATCTTGGATCTGATTTTTCACATTTTAGAAGTGATTTAAAGAAACTCAGGTTGTGTTTggtttaaaagaaagaaataagttAACAATACAGAAATGAAGTAGGTATGTTTGGTTCTTGCGTTTTTgaagtaaaattacaaaattttctatttctaattatagtaaaattgattttttttttgtataaaaatcgaTTTTTTGGACTTCAAAAGTCAATTTTTTGAAactaaacaataacaaaaaatcaattttctttgatttttagataaaaaaattagt is a window from the Glycine max cultivar Williams 82 chromosome 2, Glycine_max_v4.0, whole genome shotgun sequence genome containing:
- the LOC100788042 gene encoding ataxin-2, producing MAKIWIEVCLISARGVRGSPSLWKRQWYAVGWVDPKSKYCTKVDASGNANPVWRTKFALQVDNSEPDLALHVEVYSRDPVFLTEKLHGSATVVLREFLTKEVHNNSEEVGSYQLRKNKSNKPSGFVDVSIRVSEDKEELNFHPQGDGGGIILDYGNSTTHLTTGAGFGQPYPQKRAHGSFHGPQKQAQTNFPYSHPVPFPADYATDPYMGGPSYAPAGPSYQPPRTITPPPPPPPPPSNVNYAPNFFPSSGGMAPSYFNMPSSSSSSSGAGPRPRGPPGFAIGAGAGALAAGAVMFGDNFMSGFDVPSGFGGDPTLTIATDPLF